The Thunnus thynnus chromosome 13, fThuThy2.1, whole genome shotgun sequence genome segment CGCGGCCCTGCGCCTGCACCTGCGCCTGCCCAGACCCCAGTGTTACGCGGCCCACCACCACTCCTTAGGCCACCGCCACCTCCTTTTGGGATGATGAGAGGACCTCCGCCGCGACCCCCCTTTGCACGTCCACCGTTTGACCCCAGCATGCCACCCATCCCGCCACCAGGAGGAATGCCACCACCTATTGGACCTCCCCACCTTCAGGTAACTGTTTCTATCCTCAAGTGAAATGCATGTTTTACTGAATCACAGTGTTTTTCATCATAAAAGTGTAgagttaaattattttaacttGAGCCTCTGAGCATTTGTTCAAAAGAGACACTGCACTAACCATATCTTTACTCAAAGCCAGGGGCTGTATCATTCAGAGAATACTCTCTGAGCTCCTAACTTAGCCTAAACATCTCTAGCAAAGAGTCAAAGGGACAAACTTTTACCTTAGTGAGGAGGTGTGGTTGACCTTGTTGCTAGGTATGACTCACTCTTTTAAAAGGTGTGATTGTttgatcaaaaataaaaacaaaatgcactcTTAATGATAATGGGCATATAATGGAGAGTGAGATCGATAGGCCTAATCCTAGAATGTAGTCTCTATTAAGACTTGgtgtaattatacttttttatgTAATGAACATCTCTGTTGAATAAATTGTGAGCCACATTCTTTAAAagtagtctatgaaatgtttgaaaacacAGACGTATTTGTGCAGCAGCCTGTTCACATACTGAtagttgttatatttatttgctGTCTGTATAAGTAGcatgtaaatcttttttttttccagctgccAGCAAATTCCAAATTTTTTCTGGTTTCCAAATATCTTAGTGTTGTGATCACTTTCATTTCTGGCGTTGTAGAGTTATTTTATTGGGTGGGAGATGTGAGCACATCTGTAATGAGATCAACCACAAACATTATCCCTGCACAATCTAATCTGTAGCTTTTCATTAACTCACTGTCACTCAGCATTTGGAGAATATTTCTCTTacttctttgtttttccaccattttctcctctgcttaAGAAACTCTTAAGCCTCTTAAAAGTCCTCCTCCCTATTCTTAACAGTTCCTAAGGGCTAAGATGCTTTGTGAATAACTTTAATCTTTACCAGGATCTAGTCTTAACTGTAAGGGGAAATTCTTAGAAAACATCAATCGGAGCAATTCTTTGTACCAGGAAGCTTTATGAATACAGCCCCAGAAAACTCTTGTTGTCCATTAGTGACTGTTGAAGTGCTCTGAGATAACACTGTGCAAAAGCTGTTCATAAAATTTATTGTATCACAATATATATTGATGATGCattataaaattacataaagCGCGGTAGggcattttattcatatagcacaCTCCTATTCAGAGCCAGCGCTACACCACTATGTAGCGTGGAGAGACAAGAGAATATAGTATAATGTAACCACATACCAGGCGCTCAGATTTCACTGATTAGTACACTTTCATCTATTCAGTCCAACGCAGCAACCTTCGTGCATGTGTGGATGAGTGGacgagcaagagagagacagggtgGGTATGGACAGGACTGATGGGTgaaaaaataaccttttatCTAAATCAGTGGTCTATAAGTTAAGTGTAAGAAACTATTGCAGACTATCAGTAACTACCAGAGTGACAGCTGTCTCATATGAATGCATCCAACTCCAATCGGCATTGAGAGGACTTGCATCATACACAcgtttccttttttaaaagggGGTAACAGAGATAGTGTTGAAGTGAAATCATTACCTTTTTACTCAGTGCTTGCTCACAGTCATTGTATGGTCAGAGGAATGATGTCAGACCCCTGACTGATAATTGCATCGTTGATGACTTTTTTCCAGTGTGGGTAATCTTGATGTCATGGGTTTTTCTTGTACTCTTCAAGTCAAGTCTTCTGGTTAAGGATATTAGGTAAATACCTCATATGTGTGAATAATCTGGCAGGCAGAGTCTGCAAAGAAAGCATGAGTCCTCTCTGGCTGGAATAACAACAGTATTATCTCTTTGAACAAGACATAAAACAGAATCAAAGAGAGATATTACTAACActgttttataatatatttagcTACCACTATTTTCTTACTATGGTTGGAAAATATAATTGATTCTCGAGGTGCAGTTTGATTCTTGAATGATACGATATCGATGCACTAACCTCCTAATTTGAATTCAGAGGGTCACATTTTGTTGGTGGTTGAAGGACTCTTGGAGGCTTATTTAGATTCCCAGACCTTCTCCTTACAGTCTGAAAATTCAATGCTTGccctttttcatctctttttgcAGAGACCCCCGTTTCTTCCCCCTCCCATGGGGAACCTGCCGCCCCCTCCAGGGATGCTGTTTCCTCCTGGGATGCCCCCCGTCCCTGCATCTGGAAACCCTGCACTAAACCCTGCAGAGGAGATCTGGGTAGAGAACAAGACGCCAGAAGGAAAGGTAAGCTGGAAGTCATTTGTAAGCACATAATAGGGTTGTACATCCTGCAAAAGCGCGGAGAATAATAATTTAACACCTGTGGCCTTTTTGGGACTTgtataaaagtattttaaaatgtataaaagttTAGCCCATAAGTTCTAGTTTACTACAGCATTTTCTAGACAGTGAAAGTGGTGGGATTTCAAGTATAAGAATGAAATGTTGTGCTCATCTAATGGCTCTAATCACTTGATTACACATGATAATCTGTGAAACTTGAAATTTAAACTGCTATACTCAACTTAAAGAAGCTACTGATTGATTGTGATTATCacaatttacagtatttaaaaagaTTACAGTGGTACATGATGAGCTTACATTTTTTTGGCTGGTATTCTATCCCAGTTACTGTTTGTCCCCAAACAGTTGTTACAAGTATCATCTTCCTTGTCATCCCTTCCGTAGGCATATTACTACAACGCCAGGACCAGAGAGTCATCGTGGAGTAAACCAGATGGTGTGAAGATCATCCAGCAGTCTGAACTCAACCCCCTACTTGTAGCTGGGGCCGGGGCTGCAGTGCCGGGTACAAGTGTGGGGGTGACTGCAGCTGCCAGCTCAAGCAGTGTCAACACTACAGCCAGCACGGCAGCAGCAGTCTCCCCTACTCAGGCCCTGTCCACAACCCCCTCCCGCACACTCACCTCCAGTCCAGACTCCACTAGCGCCCCCTCCCCCTCTGTGACCATTGCAGGTTAGTACACAGTCTTATATCAAGCGTACACACACTCAGAAGGAGCTGAATACaaatgcctcttttttttttttttgtctttttgtcccCCAACAGCCACTGTTGTAGCAGACCTTACTCCTGTTGCCCCAGTGACCTCAACTGTTGCTGTGTCTCCAGTCACTGTGGTGACTGTTTCCACGGTGCCATCACCTGTTACGGCAGTGCAGACCATGCCACTGCTGCCTGCAGCCCTGCCTCACAGTGTTGCCCAGCCCACCGCAGCCATACCTGCCTTCCCCCCTGTCATGGTGCCACCTTTCAGGGTGCCTCTGCCGGGCATGCACATCCCTCTACCAGGTAAGAATCTTAAAATGCTATCACTATGTCACTAAGCAGTTGTAGTTTataatacatgtatatacagaATGAAAGAAGACCTTTAAATGATGGTGGATTTACTGCCCATTTATCTGTTAGAGCCTATTAACAAGCAGAATTTGGCTGATTTTTACATTCCTACCCTGGTAAATGGGGAATATTCACCTCTACAGATATTATATCTACAATAAACTGGTAATTTGCTTTTAGTCCGACATATAAGAAGTTTAGTGTTGCCAGTTAAGATTGATGATACACTCTAATGGGCTTCTTAACCGTATAAAACATTTAGCTTACAATATCTGTAGAGACTCTGACTCAGTGTTATGACGACATTTCATAACAACAGCAAAGTGAAGGTAGCCAGCGGACTCCACTTCTAGCTGTTAACAAAACACCACAGGAGGGCAGGATTATTTTGAAGCAATATTGACACTCACTCACAAGTTATACATGCAAAGGTCACAGGTGTCTGTCAAAGATCTCCTGGTCACAGATAAACCTATTATTGCTCTGTcagtactgttttttttttaggcaacATGTTGATCACCAACAAGTCTTGAGTGCAGTGGCTTGAATTGAAATGTAGGCTAATGCAAATGTTGTTTGCTTTCAAGGTCTTTTCTGTTGCTTCTCTCTTCTGTTATGTGTCTTCTTTggttccttctttttctctctgtccctctttttACTTATCAGAAAAGCTCATTAAGGAACTTTAATTTTCTAAGTTTATTGCGTTCTTTATGGACAATGTATCTGGTAAAATCAGGATTACAATCAGACAGGGATTTGTCTAGATTAGGGGTTGATGgttatttaatttacaaatgTCAGATTGAGAGCGTCCTGATTCAACATTCACTCTTCATTCAGatgtgcttgtttttatttttatttcataattgtTCATTTAGACATAATTGCCTCCAATTAAATCTTTAGATTTTAAACCTAATATCTCTAAATACCTAACAGGCACATCAACATGAACAGAGTGACTGTTGCAGCTCTTGATGCACAATCCCAAATTTGGGCGCTTGTTTGTCTGAGtgggaccacacacacaaactctttACACACCATGGTAGCTGATGTCCAGTGTCCTGCTGTGTTCAACCAGATGCTTGCTTGTCCGTTGTTCTTGCAGGTGTAGCAATGATGCAGATAGTAGGTGCACCCTGTGTAAAGGCAGGCCCCAGCGCCAACGGTAAACACCCAGCCGCTCGCCTCTCAGCCCTACAGTAGATGGCATGGTAGTGAATGATGTCTACATGAGTCATATGGTGTATATATGGGAACCCTCAAACAGTGGTGGCATGGTGGTGAATGCTGTGAACATGATCCATCCGGTGTACATTGGTGAAATTTCCTCCattctgacagacagaaacagaatatATGCATCTTTAATGTTGAATACTCAGATAGGgaacaaaattagcaccagccaaatgctagtaaaatatgcaagtggctgcTAGATTTGCTTCATTTACCagccaaaaaaaccccccaatgGTAATCCATTGACTGGCcagtaaaatttgaacatttactagCCAATTAGCCAGGGgtcaaaaaagttaattttgcaccctgcTTATAGACTTAACATGTtcaatttattgtatttacttGAATTATAAGACCTACACCACATGCAACATTTTATCACCAGCATATTTTTAAGATGCTTTAACTGTAAATTGTTAAAATCgatttaaaaacagacaaaaacagaaacattccCTGATTCATACTGAACAGTATTTATCTCTCACTAAATTATGAATGCACTCTGTTTGCGCGTTGTCCTCAGGACTGGTAGGTAGGTACAGTGTAAGACTTAATTGATTGCTCTGGTTACTGTGACTAGTAAATGAGGAGACACTTGTTGCAGCAAGCAAAATGTTAGATTGTGCCAAATCATTATTGATCATCATGATCAGtcattttgatgtgtgtgtgtgtggttggtgACCGTAAACAGACAGAAGCAGTCTTTGTTAGGACAGTCTGGGAACCCCAGTATAGCTCGCTATGTAGTGATTGCTTAGTAGTGTTTGGTAGTGTAACAGTTAGGGCTAGATGTTGTGGTCATGTTGTTGTCTACTTTTGTGgcatggttgtgtgtgtggtcactgctttgtttgtttgtgtatgtggcCTGTGTTTGTTGTCAATCAGTTATGTTTGTTCAAGACATCTTTAGACTCGagcagtttttaaatattttataactaATGTGGATGACCGGACACTTAAAGGGATAGCTTTGTTTAAGTTGCAGTGAATCAGTCTTATTCTACCTGTGAAGCTCTCTGTCCTACCTCTGGTTTTGCTAATATAAGTTTTTTGGGAAATAACATCACAAATGGATGTATAAACTAATGCCTTTTCTAGACTGTAGTCCACTGCAACTACTATCAGTGGCTCTGACAGATAAATAACTCAGCCGATCATGGTGTGTCTCTTTCCTCCCTGACTCATGGCAGGTATGCTTCCTGGTATGGGTCCGCCTTTAGTTTCCATGATGCACCCACAGCTGGCGCTCTCGGCAGCTCCCGCCTCCATGGCCGGATCATTACATCTCCCTGAGTGGTCAGAGTACAAAACAGCTGATGGGAAAACATACTACTACAATAACCGAACACTGGAATCCACCTGGGAGAAACCACAGGCCCTGGTGGAGAAAGGTATGCACAGCTGaccagtatacacacacacatgcgtacatacacacacacacagaagatttTGAAACACTCAGAAGCTTTCAAAACTGTCATCATGACTGGTATGAGTGCTAAGCTAAAAGCTGAATCACTAATATCATAAGCTTCACCCTGTTTCACTTTCCGCTCACCAACAACACTCTTATTTGTCAGATGAGATGCGCAGCCAAACACACAAGAACCCTGATCCCACATTAGGTGTCCTAAAATTTACCAGTGTCACCTGCAGGTATGACACCTGATAAATAATAGGTTTAAGCTAGTGTTTGTAAAGAATTTATGGGAATGGAATAATTGGTGGAATAGTTGACATGCTGTATTTGTTGAGCCACCACCACATCACGTTTAGTTTGCTcactttgtatgtttgtgtgtgtgtgtgtgtgtgcgttttcgTCCTCCCTGTGTCcagaaaaagaagcagaaaaggCCAAGGAGCGTCTGGCGCAGGAAGAAGCCGAGGCAATGGAGATGGAGGAtgaagagaacaaaacagaaaacactaaTAATGACAAGGAGGTACGTGAAGAATGAAATGACCTGTtcgaacaaaagaaaaaacttcaATATCAGACATGCACTCTCAAATTTTGAAATTCAAAATTGCTTCGCTGACATGAATACTGACAATACTGACATGTGCAATATTgctaaaacattaaacataaagCCTACACTATGCTACTACATCACTATAGTACATATATGATAAtacataatacaaataatacataatacaaacatattgcaaaaataattaGGATAATATATATGATAAGATATAGTTTAACAGTTGAATGTAAAGGTGATAAATatattctttctctttcaagGAGCCTAAAGAAGAGGAgatgacagaggaggagaaagcagCTCAGAAAGCCAGACCTATAGCCACCAACCCCATCCCTGGCACGCCGTGGTACGCAAACTACATCACAGCCTACATTATCTCTCCTCTCCACTGAATTACAGTTAATCTaactcatttttttctcttctaatCTCTGTGCTTCCTTTCAATGGCCGTGTGTCAATCAGGTGTGTGGTGTGGACCGGTGACGATCGCGTGTTCTTCTACAACCCGACAACACGGCTGTCCATGTGGGACCGGCCTGAGGAGCTGGTCGGTCGAGCTGATGTTGACAAGCACATTCAAGAGCCACCGCACAAGAGAGGCCTGGAGGACAGCAAGAAGACAGGTGCGgataaacacacatactcagATGCGGTCGGTGATTATAACAGAACAGAGTTCTGAGTTATTTACAGAgcacagcattttaatgttttgtgtagCAGGGGGGACAATTTATGATCCGGATggaaagaaaaatcaaacaacaaaataaagatGGCTGCTATCACTCTTAAAGGCGGTACGCTGCCATGTGTCTagtatttattttgtgtctatttttttttatccgcAGGTGTCAATAAGGAAGAGCCAGAATTAGCCATTGCTACTGAAGAGAATCAGGATGAGGAGCCAACCAAAGCCAAAAAAAGGAAGTAAGTAATGTTTGTCTCCCctttaattaatgttattgtACAGCAAATTCTTTAAGAAGTGACCTTATCTGTCCATTCGCATTCATCTTTCTCTCATGACCTTTGTGGTTTCACCCTCACAGGAAGGAGGATGTGAAGGAGGCCGACTCAGAGAAGGAAGCAGCAATGGAGGCAGAGCTCAGAGCTGCCAGAGAAAGAGCTATAGTGCCGCTAGAGGCCCGTATGACGCAGTTCAGAGAAATGCTGTTGGAGAGAGGGGTAAGAAAAAGTTGCTGAAGTTACATATTTTAACGCAGTTTTTCAATCTTCGGTTTAGGACACATCGTCTCAGGACTGGGCTTTTAGGCACTTAGGCAGGACTAAGATTGACAGGAAAAACcctgcattcatttattttctgtgaggTTTTTATGTACCTTGTTACTTATTACTTACCTTGTTACTGATATCTTCGTCTTATCTTAGCTTACCTCATTACTACATTGACAAGGACTATGTGAAATTTTCACATAATGTTCggaggtttttgttttgtttattttactaaACGCAGACTAAAATGTTACATCTTTTTATGAGATGCAGGGTAATtgctcagctgtctgtctgatgCCAGTGTTGTCTGTCTTACATTTAGGTGTCTGCATTCTCCACTTGGGACAAAGAACTTCATAAGATTGTGTTTGACCCTCGGTACCTTCTGCTCAACCCTAAAGAGAGGAAACAGGTTCAGTTTATCTTCATTTTTCCTTCATCTTCCTTAACATTGCTCATCCTCATGTTTTCACAGTGTTGTACCATGTTCTGGCCATTCTATTAGAAATTATTCAGTTATAATTTTGCTCTTACGTCTACTTCAGGTGTTTGATCAGTATGTGAAGACGCGagcggaggaggagaggaaggagaagaagaacaagctGATGCAGGCCAAAGATGAGTTCAGGAGGATGATGGAGGAGGCGAAACTCACACCCAGGTGAAGGGacatttttctgaattttgCTGTGTTCATATTACAAATATTACATCATTGCTGTTTCCTCCTAGTGGAGAGCGACGTTGTGGAGAGCACAAGTGGAAAACTACGTTAACTATGTTTTACTATTAAAAATAAGTTATTGGTGTAATTTTGTTCTTGGTTGTGCTGAAGACACCATTGATGTTTCTTAACTGTTCTCTTTACTTTGCAAAATGTtcaaactgcagtttttttttcattatgacaGGACAACATTTAGTGAGTTTGCAGTGAAGCACGGCCGAGACCCCCGATTTAAGACCATAGAGAAGATGAAGGACAGGGAGGCTATCTTCATCGAATTCATCACCGCtatgaggaagagagagaaagaagactCAAAGTCCAGAGGAGAGAAGGTATCATTCATTCAAACACTATCAATGTACATCTCGATCCGAGATCTCTGCTGGCCATCATCACTTGTCTGCATGTTTGCTGTTCTGCAGCTGACA includes the following:
- the tcerg1b gene encoding transcription elongation regulator 1 isoform X2, producing MADQAESEAIGFSDNRMAQQAVRFRGPAPAPAPAQTPVLRGPPPLLRPPPPPFGMMRGPPPRPPFARPPFDPSMPPIPPPGGMPPPIGPPHLQRPPFLPPPMGNLPPPPGMLFPPGMPPVPASGNPALNPAEEIWVENKTPEGKAYYYNARTRESSWSKPDGVKIIQQSELNPLLVAGAGAAVPGTSVGVTAAASSSSVNTTASTAAAVSPTQALSTTPSRTLTSSPDSTSAPSPSVTIAATVVADLTPVAPVTSTVAVSPVTVVTVSTVPSPVTAVQTMPLLPAALPHSVAQPTAAIPAFPPVMVPPFRVPLPGMHIPLPGMLPGMGPPLVSMMHPQLALSAAPASMAGSLHLPEWSEYKTADGKTYYYNNRTLESTWEKPQALVEKEKEAEKAKERLAQEEAEAMEMEDEENKTENTNNDKEEPKEEEMTEEEKAAQKARPIATNPIPGTPWCVVWTGDDRVFFYNPTTRLSMWDRPEELVGRADVDKHIQEPPHKRGLEDSKKTGVNKEEPELAIATEENQDEEPTKAKKRKKEDVKEADSEKEAAMEAELRAARERAIVPLEARMTQFREMLLERGVSAFSTWDKELHKIVFDPRYLLLNPKERKQVFDQYVKTRAEEERKEKKNKLMQAKDEFRRMMEEAKLTPRTTFSEFAVKHGRDPRFKTIEKMKDREAIFIEFITAMRKREKEDSKSRGEKVKQDFYDLLSEQHIEGGQRWSKVKERLETDPRYKAVESSALREELFKQYMEKQAKSVDIEKERELERQARIEASLREREREVQKARSEQTKEIDREREQHKREEAIQHFKALMSDMVRSSDATWSDTRRNLRKDHRWESASLLEREEKEKLFNEHVEALAKKKKEHFRQLLDETSMITLTTTWKEVKKVIKEDPRCIKFSSSDRKRQREFEDYIKDKYITAKADFRTLLKETKFITYRSRKLIQESEQHLKDVEKILQNDKRYLVLECVPEERRKLIMFYIEDLDRRGPPPPPTASEPTRRSTK
- the tcerg1b gene encoding transcription elongation regulator 1 isoform X1: MADQAESEAIGFSDNRMAQQAVRFRGPAPAPAPAQTPVLRGPPPLLRPPPPPFGMMRGPPPRPPFARPPFDPSMPPIPPPGGMPPPIGPPHLQRPPFLPPPMGNLPPPPGMLFPPGMPPVPASGNPALNPAEEIWVENKTPEGKAYYYNARTRESSWSKPDGVKIIQQSELNPLLVAGAGAAVPGTSVGVTAAASSSSVNTTASTAAAVSPTQALSTTPSRTLTSSPDSTSAPSPSVTIAATVVADLTPVAPVTSTVAVSPVTVVTVSTVPSPVTAVQTMPLLPAALPHSVAQPTAAIPAFPPVMVPPFRVPLPGMHIPLPGVAMMQIVGAPCVKAGPSANGMLPGMGPPLVSMMHPQLALSAAPASMAGSLHLPEWSEYKTADGKTYYYNNRTLESTWEKPQALVEKEKEAEKAKERLAQEEAEAMEMEDEENKTENTNNDKEEPKEEEMTEEEKAAQKARPIATNPIPGTPWCVVWTGDDRVFFYNPTTRLSMWDRPEELVGRADVDKHIQEPPHKRGLEDSKKTGVNKEEPELAIATEENQDEEPTKAKKRKKEDVKEADSEKEAAMEAELRAARERAIVPLEARMTQFREMLLERGVSAFSTWDKELHKIVFDPRYLLLNPKERKQVFDQYVKTRAEEERKEKKNKLMQAKDEFRRMMEEAKLTPRTTFSEFAVKHGRDPRFKTIEKMKDREAIFIEFITAMRKREKEDSKSRGEKVKQDFYDLLSEQHIEGGQRWSKVKERLETDPRYKAVESSALREELFKQYMEKQAKSVDIEKERELERQARIEASLREREREVQKARSEQTKEIDREREQHKREEAIQHFKALMSDMVRSSDATWSDTRRNLRKDHRWESASLLEREEKEKLFNEHVEALAKKKKEHFRQLLDETSMITLTTTWKEVKKVIKEDPRCIKFSSSDRKRQREFEDYIKDKYITAKADFRTLLKETKFITYRSRKLIQESEQHLKDVEKILQNDKRYLVLECVPEERRKLIMFYIEDLDRRGPPPPPTASEPTRRSTK